In the genome of bacterium, the window TGATCATGGTCTCTGAACAGTGGTTCCTGTTCCCCTATCTCATTCTGGCCACCAATGAACGGTCGTGGGAAAAGCTCTCCTACGGCGCCGGGGTGTCGCATCATAATGTGGCCGGCCGCAACATTCGTTTGAACGGATCCTTTTGGCTGGGGTACAATCCCGGGGGAAAGCTGAGCTACACCAACCCCTGGATTCACGGCACACGAAACCTGTTTCTGCAGGCCAGTCTGTATTCGAACCGCATCAGCAACAAGAACCTCGACCTGCCCGATTTTAATGAACAGCATCAGGGCATGACGCTGGCAGTGGGCAAACGTTGGGGCATCCACACCTATTTATCCGCAGAAACAGGTTATCGCCGGGTGGAGACGCCGGCTGGAATTCCGGCCGCTCTTTCCACTGACGGCGTCGATCAGCTTGCCCATGTGGGCCTTAAATGGGTATATGACCGCCGCGATCTGCACGCCTATCCGCGTAACGGCTGGTTTCTCTCGGTGCAGGCGTCGGATTATAATCTCGCCCGGTTTCGTAAATACGGCGTTGATCTGCGCCGCTATCAACCCATATTGGGCGGGCTCTCGCTGGCCATGCGAGCGGCGGCCAATCTGTCGGCAGGACATCTGCCGCCCTATGAACGGTATTTCATCGGCTATCAGGAACGGATTCGCGGCCACTTTACCGAGCAGCAAGAGGGCGATCAGCGGTTGATCAGCGGAATGGAGCTCCGCTTCCCGCTGCTGGCGGTGCGCTATTTTGATCTCAGCAACAGCGATTCACCCCTGGCCGCCTATATGAATAATCTGCCCTTTGGGCTCAGCGGCGGAATTTTCTGGGATACCGGCGCCATGTGGAACCAGCTGGGGGAGAGTCAGTCCATCGTTTTTCAACACGGGTTTGGCCTGGGGCTGCACGTTCATCTGCCTTATGTCGATCTGGTCCGGTTGGAATATGCCTTTGATCAGAAGGGCCGGCCGGAATGGATCCTTGACCTCTATGTGTGGTTTTGAGATGAGCCATTACGAACAGTTTTATGTTCAACCCCAAGACGTCACTTCCACCGGCTTTACGATCCGTGGACAAGAGTTCCAGCATGCGGTGCGCGTATGCCGCAAACGGGTCGGCGAGTGGCTGGTGGCTGTGGATGGATACGGCCATCGTTATCAAGGCCCTATCACGGCCATCGAGTCCGACAGGCTGCAGGTGAGCCTGAAGCAGCTCGATTCCGGTTTCGCCGAACCGCAGCTGTCGTTGACCCTGGCGGTCGCTCTGCTCAAGGGTAATCACTTTGAGCGGGTGGTGGAGCAAGGCACCGAAGTCGGCGTCTCCTGCTTTC includes:
- a CDS encoding 16S rRNA (uracil(1498)-N(3))-methyltransferase; this encodes MTSMCGFEMSHYEQFYVQPQDVTSTGFTIRGQEFQHAVRVCRKRVGEWLVAVDGYGHRYQGPITAIESDRLQVSLKQLDSGFAEPQLSLTLAVALLKGNHFERVVEQGTEVGVSCFHPLITERTQVEPSLHRWQRWQEKARSAMKQCGRSVCPVIHQPMELAAFLQTLSGRLCMIADAAAENPRDLRLDSAPVVVMIGPEGGFTEA
- a CDS encoding BamA/TamA family outer membrane protein; protein product: MSGKTLLFLWLWAIGSFAQSAREADTLRIRRFLFVGNDKTREEILRREMKLREGDRFDADQLEADRQAIQNLHLFTRVEVHPLPADDAVDVLIMVSEQWFLFPYLILATNERSWEKLSYGAGVSHHNVAGRNIRLNGSFWLGYNPGGKLSYTNPWIHGTRNLFLQASLYSNRISNKNLDLPDFNEQHQGMTLAVGKRWGIHTYLSAETGYRRVETPAGIPAALSTDGVDQLAHVGLKWVYDRRDLHAYPRNGWFLSVQASDYNLARFRKYGVDLRRYQPILGGLSLAMRAAANLSAGHLPPYERYFIGYQERIRGHFTEQQEGDQRLISGMELRFPLLAVRYFDLSNSDSPLAAYMNNLPFGLSGGIFWDTGAMWNQLGESQSIVFQHGFGLGLHVHLPYVDLVRLEYAFDQKGRPEWILDLYVWF